One region of Miscanthus floridulus cultivar M001 chromosome 19, ASM1932011v1, whole genome shotgun sequence genomic DNA includes:
- the LOC136528041 gene encoding uncharacterized protein, with translation MAAVWRGAWRWTVASTNRGGGGGGDDDPVHPPPQPALLDHSYDVNCGASSTASGTTLSNTATTYATSTAASLPFPFTAAAGGVTGEEKAAMREHIRDLIIHGSRGGCGAATTTIGNGGGGSSSALGEWLSELQVSWVLHLAQLDAASAGRTFVSRRLQHTARSWVLALHAVSRSVASFTGWCSSQELQQEEEALLWPPTSELVGFVAATFLLMLPFVDAVVALDDVISPASSSISSDDHGHGGVVSGKKGAVASAHKFRTLIDVRDALSGVSEQVQLWHSCLSSSCSSSTDAEATRISAEMRRLLLAKLDKVDEAMRNTRDCIRTQFMSLTTDGHGHDHTASGLHPSPDIHVATQFAVSYIIVLSTSYSYNRSSVDPATAYEACLSLGENSTGSSTNLYIVIIRSLEESLTRVSQLFADQSLRFLFLANNFYFLWHQLLSQNLLSDVPTDALARKIDSYINSYLQVSWTPVLKPLHSHSPCCFFFTRYSAQRKFLSEFEKTYTAQKLWKVPDPELRKVLRTAIVDKVISAFTKFLEDGGISASRVIVSPESLQEMLEELFEG, from the coding sequence ATGGCGGCTGTTTGGCGGGGAGCATGGAGGTGGACCGTCGCATCCACCAAccgaggcggcggtggcggcggcgacgacgatccTGTGCATCCACCACCGCAACCTGCTCTGCTTGATCACAGTTACGACGTCAACTGTGGAGCCAGCAGCACCGCTTCAGGTACCACCCTGTCCAACACTGCCACCACCTACGCCACCAGCACCGCTGCGTCCCTTCCGTTCCcattcaccgccgccgccgggggcGTCACGGGCGAAGAGAAGGCGGCGATGCGGGAGCACATCAGGGACCTCATCATCCATGGATCCCGTGGTGGATGTGGAGCGGCTACGACCACTAtcggcaacggcggcggcggcagcagcagcgcacTGGGCGAGTGGCTTTCAGAGCTGCAGGTCAGCTGGGTTCTGCACCTCGCCCAGCTGGACGCCGCGTCCGCGGGGAGGACCTTCGTGTCGCGGCGACTCCAGCACACCGCACGCAGCTGGGTCCTCGCTCTCCACGCCGTCAGCAGGTCCGTCGCTAGCTTTACTGGATGGTGTAGTAGCCAGGAGCTGCAGCAGGAGGAAGAAGCTCTGCTCTGGCCACCAACTTCAGAATTGGTAGGATTTGTCGCTGCAACCTTCTTGCTCATGCTCCCTTTCGTCGACGCCGTCGTTGCACTCGACGACGTCATTAGCCCTGCTAGCAGTAGCATTAGCAGCGACGACCATGGACATGGTGGTGTCGTTTCTGGCAAGAAGGGTGCAGTGGCATCAGCTCACAAGTTCAGGACACTGATAGATGTCCGTGACGCTCTCTCTGGGGTCTCGGAACAGGTCCAGCTCTGGCACTCGTGTCTCAGTTCCTCCTGTTCGTCATCAACCGACGCAGAAGCTACGAGGATAAGCGCGGAGATGAGAAGGCTGCTGTTGGCGAAGCTGGACAAGGTGGACGAGGCCATGAGGAACACGAGAGACTGCATCAGGACACAGTTCATGTCCTTGACGACGGACGGCCATGGCCATGACCATACAGCGTCAGGACTGCATCCATCACCTGACATTCATGTTGCCACTCAGTTCGCAGTGAGCTACATCATTGTGCTGTCGACTAGTTACAGCTACAACCGTTCATCAGTGGATCCTGCTACTGCATATGAAGCATGTCTGTCTCTCGGTGAGAATAGTACCGGTTCTTCCACCAACCTTTACATCGTGATCATCCGTTCCCTAGAAGAAAGCCTCACCAGGGTGTCGCAGTTATTCGCGGATCAGAGCCTCAGGTTCCTATTCCTGGCCAACAACTTCTACTTCCTGTGGCACCAACTGCTATCTCAAAATCTGCTTTCGGATGTCCCAACGGATGCCCTGGCTCGCAAGATTGACAGTTACATAAACAGTTACCTGCAAGTATCCTGGACGCCGGTGTTGAAGCCCTTGCACAGTCATTCACCTTGTTGCTTTTTCTTCACGAGATACTCAGCTCAGCGTAAGTTCTTGTCGGAGTTTGAGAAGACCTACACTGCGCAGAAACTCTGGAAGGTTCCAGACCCAGAGCTGAGGAAAGTGCTGCGGACAGCCATCGTTGACAAAGTCATTTCGGCCTTCACAAAGTTCTTGGAGGATGGTGGCATCAGCGCTTCAAGAGTCATCGTCAGTCCCGAGAGTTTGCAGGAGATGTTGGAAGAGTTATTTGAAGGATAA